The genomic region GCCATCGATTTTAGGAGAGAGTTACACACACAGTATCAGTTCACATCGTCTTACATTTCCTGATAGAGAAATCAAGCCACCAGATCTTCAAGGAAACTCATTGTGTAACTTGAATCAACTGGAAATGAACACTAAAGTTGAGATGTTTCAGCTCTGGGGTTTCGATAGGCTGATGATGTTCACACGAATAGTCATTTTAAATTGGAATTCATGCAGTAATCATCAGCTAAAACCATGCGTgagtttaaatgaataataatcatTCGACATATGGCTGAAcgtgatttaaaacaaaaaaaaagttgaggtTTTGTCATGCATATGGCATCATTTGCTGATGTGCATATGTGTAATAATACAGTGTAATAAAATCCATTatcataatgaaataaatactCAGTATCTGTCTGCATACAGAGGTGCTTTATTGATGAACAAAATTCATGATGattgaaaaagaaataaatatgctGTCTTCATGCACAGACACAACCTCTGACAGAAATCAGAGATGAAGATGCTGTAATGCATGTTATTAGTGTTATAGCTAAAACAGATCTGCACACACATATTGATATCTCCTGCTGCTGCTACAGTCATGTTGAGATGGACCAATGCTCAAAagcagtgaataaaaaaaaaacagttgtatgCTTATTTGCCATAAATCTCTGAAGCTTTGTCAACATCAGGCCTTGCTCATACAAAACAACTTCACTGAAGTCATAACCCAAAcataagcaaacacacacacatttaatctgTACTGGAGTTAGCATGGCTGTGCTGAACTCACAATAAGTCACAATAGTTACCGCTACTTTGATCTGGGCCTATGTGACAGACCACAGCTTTATCATCAAATATTTACAGGGACAGATCTTCATTTGCTTTTCTTCAAGAATTATTAAATTAGAGAAAAATCTGTATGATTTTATAGACACCgaagaacaagaagaagaaaatgagaaCTAGACCATCTGAAGAGTGCACACAAACAAACTACTAAAGCACAATCCCTCCTCCCCTGATTAAATAAGACACCATGTGTGGACAAAATCAGCTGTTTGCAGTCCTTCAAAAGATGTAATCGTTGGTCATCTTGAGCGAAGGCATGGCTTCGTTGACGTTCTGGTCGAGCCGGTGATACTCCACCCCACGGGAGCAGAAACCGTCCCGCCAGCGGCGACTCTGAGCCAGCAGCATCAGCTGAAACACAGAGAAGAGGTCCATCACGATGACACTCACTCTTttatttcactcactcactcactcactcttttcaTTCAATTCACTCTTATTTCACTCACTCTTTTCATTCACGCACTCATTTACTTCACTCATTTCCCTCACTAACTCATTCAATCATTTATTTCACTCACTCATTTCACTCACTCTTTTCACTCATTCATTTATTTCActcatttcactttcatttcactccctcttttcattcatttcattcactcactcactcatttattTCACTCTcttttcactcattcattcactcatttcactcactcacttatttcactcactcttttcattcatttcattcactcaATCATTTAtttcgctcactcactcactcattcactcactcatttcaCTGACTCATGCACtcacttatttcactcactcactcctttATTTCACTCACTCTTTTCACTCATTCACTCTCATTTCACTCCctcttttcattcatttcattcactcactcatttactTCACTCACTCTTTTCACtcatttcactcactcacttatttcactcactcttttcattcatttcattcactcaATCATTTAtttcgctcactcactcactcactcactcatttcaCTGACTCATGCACtcacttatttcactcactcactcatttattTCACTCACTcttttcactcattcattcactcatttcactcactcacttatttcactcactcttttcattcatttcgttcactcAATCATTTAtttcgctcactcactcactcatttcaCTGACTCATGCACtcacttatttcactcactcactcatttattTCACTCACTCTTTTCACTCACTcttttcactcattcattcactcatttcactcactcacttatttcactcactcttttcattcatttcgttcactcAATCATTTAtttcgctcactcactcactcactcactcactcatttcaCTGACTCATGCACtcacttatttcactcactcactcactcatttattTCACTCACTCTTTTCACTCATGCACtcacttatttcactcactcttttcactcattcactcatttaTTTCACTCACTcttttcattcactcactcatttattTCACTCACTCTTTTCACTCATTTCACTCATTTATTTCACTCActcttttcattcatttcattcactcactcatttattTCACTCACTCttttcactcattcactcatttaTTTCACTCActcttttcattcatttcattcactcaTTTCACTTTTACTCATttcactccctccctccctccctccctcactcactcactcactaatttatatccctcactcactcattcactcacttactccctccctcactcactcactcactcactaatttATATACCTCACTGACTCATTCACTCACTtactccctccctcactcactcattcactcactaatTTATATCCCTCCCtcgctcattcactcactcaatcactcactcactcactccctccctcactcactcattcactcactaatTTATatccctcactcactcattcactcactccctccctcactcactcattcactcactaatTTATAttcctcactcactcattcactcactccctccctcactcactcactcattcactcactccctccctccctcactcactaATTTATAtccctcactcattcactcactcactccctccctcactcattcactcactaatTTATATccctcattcactcattcactcactccctccctcactcactcactcactaatttatatccctcactcactcactcactcactccctcccaccctccctccctccctccctccctcactcactcactcactcactcactcactcactcactcactcactcactcactcactccctccctccctccctccctcactcactcactcactcactccctcatatccctcactcactcattcactcactccctccctcactcactcattcactcactaatTTATatccctcactcactcattcactcactccctccctcactcactcattcactcactccctccctccctcactcactcactaatttATAtccctcactcattcactcactccctccctcactcactcattcactcactaatTTATatccctcactcactcattcactcactccctccctcactcactcactcactcactcactccctcactcattcactcactaatTTATatccctcactcactcattcactcactccctccctcactcattcactcactaatTTATATCCCTTTCtttccctcactcactcactcactccctccctccctccctccctccctccctccctccctcactcactcactcactcactcactcactcactcactcactcactccctccctccctccctccctccctccctccctccctccctccctcactcactaATTTATatccctcactcactcattcactcgtTTCACTCATTCACTCTTTATTTCCCTCACACAGTTATTTTCACTCAGTTATTTCATTCcattcactcacttcacttacTCATTCACTCATTTATTTCACTCTTATATACACAGTGTGAGAACTGGTATAGTCAAGATACTCACATTTCTCACTTTGATACAATACTTTAACAATAAAGAAATTATATTGATACGATTTCCGCTAAACAGGGAAAACGTTAATTTAATTTTTGACcgtaatatattttcttatacttCTCCtacttatatacatacacacaaataatttgatttaataataacttgaatatattatttattttacacactgCAGTTTGTTGTCCgaattttattaaaatgcatttaaaaacaggATTGCTTTGCTTGTTTGTGGGGCTGCACAATTTGATAAtacttattattactattaatactattgaatttaaatagaaaaaaatggcaaataaaaaatattactactgtaaaataacataaaaagtatttaaagtattcaagaaaaactaaataatactAACATTTCAAACTTTACACCatctaacttttattttgacagtaaaCCGCCGGAGCCCTTCTACAGTGCTTCTCATTTTGAGTTTGTTAGGATGACTGGTGCATGcaaaattaatttcatttaatcgtgcagccctaaaacACACAGCTAGAGCACTTCTAATGGCATTTCTTCACATGCTTACATTTCCCTACTGAATGTCAAAATGTGATCAGAACTACTGGGGTTATCTAGAGTAAATGCAATAAGTTTAAACCATGCATCtcaccatataaaaaaaaaagcccgTGGACTTGTGATGCTTACCTTTCTCTTGTTGTGGTAGGTGATGTAAACGATGGCCACCAGAAAGGCGATGATGACCAGATGAAAGAAGAAGTGGGAATCTTCATCCTGTGGGGTGTAGGGGTCTTCGATTTGGTTATTCATTTCTTCAGAGCTCTTAGGGGAGTTTTTCTTGACTTCCTTGCCGTCTTGAGGCGCCTTCGTGTTTTCACCAATATCACCATCATCATTGACGCCATCTTCAAAGCTCATGTCTGGTTCTTGAGACGTGCGGTGGGACGTGTAATCGGAGGTAATCTCGGTTTCGTCAGCTGCAGGGGTGGAGCCGGTGGTGGGCTTGTTTGCAGGTGTAGTGGTGGTCTCTGGTGGTCTGTGTTTGGTGGATGTAAGCTGGTCTGGAGTGGTTTTGTGCAGGTCTGTGGAGGCAGTCGTAGGTGGAGCGGTAGGAGTGtctgctgatttggtgctgatgTCGTTTTCGACAGTAGAAGCTGCCATCACATTCAACTCGAGCGATTCCCTCTGAAGAGTGCCATTCTGGATTCTCGCGGTGTTTTTATTAGATATAATGATGGTTTTGTTCATATTGCCTATGCCAGCTGCGAAAAAAAGCCACATTAAAAGCAATTACAGTAATACTGTTGTGGTGCTTTAGAGTACTTACAAATAGTAGTCTGttattccaaattacatgacaaaaattgtagttagtaacatAATCCATTACAGTACACATTTTAGCTAATATAATCAGATTACCTTTTGACTACTTGTGAccgaaatcaaattaaataaaataatcttgtgccatgttgatataaaaatacaaaaataaaaggaaatataTTCATGTTTATGAAGGTGCTGCAGGGGGTTGTGAGGTTAAGGAAATGTTATAATTTAGTtacatcattaaaaataattgtgttgGAAAGACAAAAAACTTCCAAAGACAGTAATACTTAATAAATAACCCACGGagtgataattcaaataaaaattaatgtgtTTATTAGTAGCTGgtgcaatgtttaaaaaaactgtaaatccaGGTTTCAAACGCTGTGGTCTCTCAGCTTTCTGTGTAATTATAGTCATCTGATTAATgattaatatgtaatcatgttatCAATAATAAAGTACAAAATTTTACTACAAGTATTTTGGTTTTGGAATTTGATTGAATAATCAACATTTATTTCCTGCGAATGAATCAAAGCCTCAGTTTAGAGTCTTGTCAATGTCAACAGTAAATGATGATCTAAGTTTTTCATTCCGGCTTATTAAAGCATGAATTACAGATTCTTCTGAGTGGAACAGGAATAATTCATTA from Carassius carassius chromosome 47, fCarCar2.1, whole genome shotgun sequence harbors:
- the c47h5orf15 gene encoding keratinocyte-associated transmembrane protein 2 → MTSAPKMAAVRKTGLGDSAAGIIAVLLSLQILSVSCTPAPAAGIGNMNKTIIISNKNTARIQNGTLQRESLELNVMAASTVENDISTKSADTPTAPPTTASTDLHKTTPDQLTSTKHRPPETTTTPANKPTTGSTPAADETEITSDYTSHRTSQEPDMSFEDGVNDDGDIGENTKAPQDGKEVKKNSPKSSEEMNNQIEDPYTPQDEDSHFFFHLVIIAFLVAIVYITYHNKRKLMLLAQSRRWRDGFCSRGVEYHRLDQNVNEAMPSLKMTNDYIF